A window from gamma proteobacterium SS-5 encodes these proteins:
- the uvrA gene encoding excinuclease ABC subunit UvrA: MDCIRIRGARTHNLKDIDLDLPRDKLIVITGLSGSGKSSLAFDTIYAEGQRRYVESLSAYARQFLSMMEKPDVDHIEGLSPAISIEQKTTSHNPRSTVGTITEIYDYLRLLFARSGVPRCPEHGETLEAQTVSQMVDQVLALPEGDKLMLLAPVVSERKGEYLGLIEELRLQGFVRVRVDGVLYEIDQVPELELRKKHSIEVVVDRFKVRPDMALRLSESFETALRLADGLARVAWIDQPERKELLFSANFACPICGYSLQGLEPRLFSFNNPAGACETCDGLGVRQYFDPERVVANGEMSLADGAVRGWDRRNAYYFGLVRSLARHYGFDPETPWNRLPKKTRDAILFGSKGEAITFTYFNERGKGMTKTHAFEGVIRNMERRYRETESNAVREELARYVSNQPCPSCGGSRLNTAARHVFVGEHNLPAVTALAIGPTLDYFEQLQLPGKQGQIAAKILKEICLRLRFLVNVGLDYLSLDRSAETLSGGEAQRIRLASQIGAGLVGVMYVLDEPSIGLHQRDNARLLKTLTHLRDLGNTVIVVEHDEDAIRSADQVVDIGLGAGIHGGRVIAQGTAAQIAEVAESLTGQYLSGQRRIAVPKQRIAPGEHWLRIRAAAGHNLQGVDAEIPVGLFTCITGVSGSGKSTLINDTLFPIAAERLNGANPMETAPHKAIEGLERFDKVVDIDQSPIGRTPRSNPATYTGLFTPIRELFAATQEARSRGYQPGRFSFNVKGGRCEACAGDGVIKVEMHFLADIYVQCDQCKGRRYNRETLEVKYKGKGIDEVLELTVEEALVFFDAVPVLKRKLQTLDDVGLSYIRLGQNATTLSGGEAQRVKLARELSKRDTGQTLYILDEPTTGLHFYDVQHLLEVLHRLRDHGNSIVVIEHNLDVIKTADWIIDLGPEGGSRGGRIIASGTPEQVCEQADSYTGQFLKPLLERG, translated from the coding sequence ATGGATTGCATCCGCATTCGCGGCGCCCGTACCCACAACCTGAAAGACATCGACCTCGACCTGCCACGGGACAAGCTGATCGTCATCACCGGCCTGTCCGGCTCGGGCAAGTCGTCGCTGGCGTTCGATACCATCTATGCCGAGGGCCAGCGGCGCTATGTGGAGTCGCTCTCGGCCTATGCCCGCCAGTTCCTGTCGATGATGGAAAAACCCGATGTGGATCACATCGAGGGCCTGTCGCCGGCCATCTCCATCGAGCAGAAGACCACCAGCCACAACCCGCGCTCCACCGTTGGCACCATTACCGAGATCTACGACTACCTGCGCCTGCTGTTTGCCCGCTCCGGGGTGCCGCGCTGCCCGGAGCACGGCGAGACCCTGGAGGCGCAGACCGTCAGCCAGATGGTGGATCAGGTGCTGGCGCTGCCGGAGGGGGACAAGCTGATGCTGCTGGCACCGGTGGTGTCCGAGCGCAAGGGCGAGTATCTGGGCCTGATCGAGGAGCTGCGTCTGCAGGGCTTTGTGCGCGTGCGGGTGGATGGGGTGCTGTATGAGATCGATCAGGTACCGGAGCTGGAGCTGCGCAAGAAGCACAGCATCGAGGTGGTAGTGGACCGCTTCAAGGTGCGCCCGGACATGGCCCTGCGCCTGAGCGAGTCGTTCGAGACCGCCCTGCGCCTGGCCGATGGTCTGGCGCGGGTGGCCTGGATCGACCAGCCGGAACGCAAGGAGCTGCTGTTCTCCGCCAACTTTGCCTGCCCCATCTGCGGCTACAGCCTGCAAGGGCTGGAGCCGCGCCTGTTCAGCTTCAACAACCCCGCCGGTGCCTGTGAGACCTGCGATGGCCTGGGGGTGCGGCAGTATTTCGACCCCGAGCGGGTGGTGGCCAATGGCGAGATGAGCCTGGCCGATGGCGCGGTGCGCGGCTGGGACCGACGCAACGCCTATTACTTTGGTCTGGTGCGCTCCCTGGCGCGGCACTACGGCTTCGACCCCGAGACCCCCTGGAACCGGCTGCCGAAAAAGACCCGTGACGCCATCCTGTTCGGCAGCAAGGGCGAGGCCATCACCTTCACCTACTTCAACGAGCGTGGCAAGGGGATGACCAAGACCCATGCCTTCGAAGGGGTGATCCGCAACATGGAGCGGCGCTACCGCGAGACCGAGTCCAACGCCGTGCGCGAGGAGCTGGCCCGCTATGTCTCCAACCAGCCCTGCCCCAGTTGCGGCGGCAGTCGGCTGAACACCGCCGCGCGCCATGTCTTTGTCGGCGAGCACAATCTGCCGGCGGTCACCGCCCTGGCGATAGGCCCGACCCTGGACTACTTCGAGCAGCTGCAGCTGCCGGGCAAGCAGGGCCAGATCGCCGCGAAGATCCTCAAGGAAATCTGCCTGCGCCTGCGTTTTCTGGTCAATGTGGGCCTGGATTACCTGAGCCTGGATCGCAGCGCCGAGACCCTGTCCGGCGGCGAGGCCCAGCGCATCCGCCTGGCCAGCCAGATCGGCGCCGGTCTGGTGGGGGTGATGTACGTGCTTGATGAGCCCAGCATCGGCCTGCACCAGCGGGATAACGCCCGCCTGCTCAAGACCCTGACCCATCTGCGCGACCTGGGCAACACCGTGATCGTGGTGGAGCACGACGAGGACGCCATCCGCAGCGCCGATCAGGTGGTGGACATCGGCCTGGGTGCCGGGATCCACGGCGGTCGGGTGATCGCCCAGGGCACGGCGGCCCAGATCGCCGAGGTGGCCGAATCCCTCACCGGCCAGTATCTCAGCGGCCAGCGCCGCATCGCCGTGCCTAAGCAGCGCATCGCCCCCGGCGAGCACTGGCTGCGCATTCGCGCTGCCGCCGGGCACAACCTGCAGGGGGTGGATGCGGAGATCCCGGTGGGCCTGTTCACCTGCATCACCGGGGTGTCCGGCTCGGGCAAATCCACCCTGATCAACGACACCCTGTTCCCCATCGCCGCCGAAAGGCTCAACGGTGCCAACCCCATGGAGACCGCGCCGCACAAGGCCATAGAGGGCCTGGAGCGGTTCGACAAGGTGGTGGACATAGACCAAAGCCCCATCGGCCGCACGCCGCGCTCCAACCCGGCCACCTACACCGGCCTGTTCACCCCCATTCGCGAGCTGTTCGCCGCCACCCAGGAGGCGCGCTCGCGCGGCTATCAGCCCGGCCGCTTCAGCTTTAACGTCAAGGGCGGCCGCTGCGAGGCCTGCGCCGGCGATGGCGTGATCAAGGTGGAGATGCACTTTCTCGCCGACATCTATGTGCAGTGCGACCAGTGCAAGGGCCGCCGCTACAACCGCGAGACCCTGGAGGTGAAGTACAAGGGCAAGGGCATAGACGAGGTGCTGGAGCTGACCGTGGAAGAGGCGCTGGTTTTCTTCGACGCCGTGCCCGTGCTCAAGCGCAAGCTGCAGACCCTGGACGACGTCGGTCTGAGCTACATCCGCCTGGGTCAGAACGCCACCACCCTGTCCGGCGGCGAGGCGCAGCGGGTCAAGCTGGCCCGCGAGCTGTCCAAGCGCGACACCGGCCAGACCCTCTACATCCTCGACGAGCCCACCACCGGCCTGCATTTCTACGATGTCCAGCACCTGTTGGAAGTGCTGCACCGCCTGCGTGACCACGGCAACAGCATCGTCGTCATCGAGCACAACCTGGATGTGATCAAGACCGCCGACTGGATCATCGACCTCGGCCCCGAGGGCGGCAGCCGGGGCGGTCGCATCATCGCCAGCGGCACCCCGGAGCAGGTCTGCGAGCAGGCGGATTCCTACACCGGACAATTCCTCAAACCCCTACTGGAGCGCGGCTGA